A region from the Candidatus Cetobacterium colombiensis genome encodes:
- a CDS encoding SPFH domain-containing protein encodes MLFLFILILFAVFLIGTHIRIVAQSQAFVVERLGAYLSTWDVGLNILIPFVDRIAKRVSLKEQVIDFPPQPVITKDNVTMQIDSVVYFQITDPKLYTYGVENPLNAIENLTATTLRNLIGELELDATLTSRDTINTKMRVILDEATDPWGIKINRVELKNIIPPAEIQDAMEKQMKAERERRESILRAEGQKKSAILVAEGEKEATILRAEAKKEAAIKEAEGNAEAILSIQKANAEAIKLIKEAAPDKSVLMIKGMEAFEKVANGQATKIIIPSELQNIVTLSELFHESKK; translated from the coding sequence ATGTTATTTTTATTTATTTTAATACTTTTTGCTGTATTTTTAATTGGAACACATATTAGAATCGTTGCTCAATCACAAGCTTTTGTTGTAGAAAGATTAGGAGCATATTTATCCACTTGGGATGTTGGTTTAAATATTTTAATTCCATTTGTTGATAGAATCGCCAAAAGAGTATCTTTAAAAGAACAAGTTATAGATTTTCCACCACAACCAGTTATTACAAAGGATAATGTTACTATGCAAATAGATTCTGTTGTTTATTTTCAAATCACTGATCCTAAATTATATACTTATGGTGTTGAAAATCCTTTAAATGCTATTGAAAATTTAACAGCAACTACTTTGAGAAATTTAATTGGAGAGTTAGAGCTTGATGCTACTTTAACATCAAGAGATACAATCAATACTAAAATGAGAGTTATTTTAGATGAAGCTACTGATCCTTGGGGAATAAAAATAAATAGAGTGGAACTTAAAAATATTATTCCTCCTGCTGAAATTCAAGATGCTATGGAAAAACAGATGAAAGCAGAAAGAGAGAGAAGAGAATCAATTCTTAGAGCTGAGGGACAAAAAAAATCTGCTATATTAGTTGCTGAAGGGGAAAAAGAGGCTACTATCCTTAGAGCTGAAGCTAAGAAAGAAGCTGCTATTAAAGAGGCTGAGGGAAACGCTGAAGCGATTCTTAGTATCCAAAAAGCTAATGCTGAAGCAATTAAACTTATTAAGGAAGCTGCTCCTGATAAAAGTGTTCTTATGATAAAAGGGATGGAAGCTTTTGAAAAAGTTGCAAATGGTCAAGCTACAAAAATCATTATTCCTAGTGAATTGCAAAATATTGTTACTTTAAGTGAACTTTTCCACGAATCTAAAAAATAA